In one window of Nitrospira sp. DNA:
- a CDS encoding SUMF1/EgtB/PvdO family nonheme iron enzyme → MSVTVRLSGLTAILRALSLVLLTSSLAWLHPALSLAARTPTPPPTPELAKHLTSIANITIASPTIRIPEGPFLLGSIRVDDDPYGMGTQFDDTELPQHRVWLDTYEIDRDEVSLSEYLVYLQNRKLHPSKELQHLIWHVITVHSVSDETLAQWPALYVTWKEADSLCRSIGKRLPTEAEWEKAARGPDGNRFPWGDTLPDNSLAMFGQHHVHEIPILAPVSSGDAGKSYYGLHHMAGNVAEWVNDWFGFDYYAYMPERNPPGPTSGRYKSLRGGSWKSRPIMLRTATRSGAPADQRSATVGFRCAKPPSAPGKP, encoded by the coding sequence ATGTCTGTGACGGTCCGCCTATCGGGACTCACTGCGATTCTCCGCGCTCTGAGCCTTGTACTTCTCACCTCCTCCCTGGCTTGGCTTCATCCGGCCCTTTCCCTTGCCGCGCGCACCCCGACGCCTCCCCCCACACCGGAATTGGCCAAACATCTGACCTCGATCGCCAACATCACGATCGCGTCGCCGACGATTCGCATTCCTGAAGGGCCGTTTCTGTTGGGGAGCATCCGGGTGGATGACGATCCATACGGGATGGGAACGCAGTTTGATGATACGGAACTCCCGCAGCATCGCGTCTGGCTGGATACCTATGAGATCGACCGCGACGAAGTGAGCCTCAGCGAATATCTCGTCTATCTCCAAAATCGAAAACTGCATCCGTCGAAGGAACTCCAGCACTTGATCTGGCACGTCATCACCGTGCACTCGGTCAGCGATGAGACCCTGGCCCAATGGCCGGCTCTGTATGTGACCTGGAAAGAAGCCGACAGCCTGTGCCGTTCGATCGGAAAACGGTTACCGACCGAGGCCGAATGGGAAAAGGCCGCGCGCGGGCCGGACGGCAATCGGTTTCCATGGGGAGACACCCTCCCAGACAATTCGTTGGCTATGTTCGGACAACATCACGTGCATGAGATTCCGATCCTCGCGCCGGTGAGCAGCGGCGACGCAGGAAAAAGCTACTATGGCCTCCATCACATGGCGGGCAACGTCGCCGAGTGGGTCAACGACTGGTTTGGCTTTGACTACTATGCCTACATGCCGGAACGGAACCCGCCCGGCCCGACCAGTGGACGCTACAAAAGTCTACGCGGCGGATCGTGGAAAAGTCGTCCCATCATGCTCCGAACGGCTACACGCAGCGGTGCCCCCGCCGATCAACGGTCGGCGACGGTCGGTTTCCGCTGCGCAAAACCGCCATCTGCCCCCGGCAAGCCGTAA
- a CDS encoding DUF5069 domain-containing protein — MMTYPRSPKVLLGGIAHLGRFIDKIKLRHAGKIQDYNYITVGFDKYLIDFLQIDPKAFEPQVLAGKSDEQLLAWVTANGCKHSDEEIAQWSQGILTSHPKDDMTRQRYQGRLQEIATKRGVPVASLPPASTWVDAIELDEGRM; from the coding sequence ATGATGACGTATCCACGCAGTCCGAAAGTGCTTCTCGGTGGCATTGCCCATCTGGGGCGATTTATCGATAAGATCAAGCTCCGCCATGCGGGGAAGATTCAAGACTACAATTACATCACCGTTGGGTTCGATAAGTACTTGATCGATTTTCTGCAGATCGATCCGAAAGCATTTGAGCCGCAGGTGTTGGCCGGCAAGAGTGATGAACAGTTGCTGGCCTGGGTGACGGCCAACGGTTGCAAGCATTCCGACGAAGAAATTGCGCAATGGTCGCAGGGCATTCTGACGAGCCACCCGAAGGACGACATGACCCGGCAGCGCTATCAGGGGCGCTTGCAGGAGATCGCCACGAAACGCGGCGTGCCGGTGGCATCCTTGCCGCCTGCCTCCACTTGGGTCGATGCGATCGAATTGGACGAAGGCCGAATGTAA